The nucleotide sequence CTCCCGCACACACTTCGGATAGAGGCCTACACGCCTTCCAAGGCCGAAGCTTGGAACAAGCTGGTAGCTACTTCTGCCAACGGCCCTTTCCTGTTTGCCCGCTCTTTCCTCGACTATCACCAGGACCGCTTTACGGACTGCTCCTGGTTGCTTTGGCAAGGCTCAAAGCTCCGGGCAGTTTTTGCCGCCGCCGTTGCGCACAATTCGCCGGCTCCTACCACCTTGGTAGCGCACCCTGGCCTTACCTACGGCGGCCTCGTGACCGTAGCAGGAGTGAAATACGCCGAGTTGGCCGCCATGATGGAGCTTCTTTTAAGCACGTGGCGCACCGCCGGTTTTCAGCACTTGTTGGTTCGGCCCGTGCCCCGGGTCTTCTGCCGGCAGTACTCGGAAAGCCTAGCGTTTTGGCTGCATCAGCACGGAGCCGTGCTAAGCAGCCGAGAATTGAATTCAGTGCTCGACCTCACCAAGCCCGTACGCATTGGTACATGGCGTCGTGGCAACCTGCGCAAAGCCCGGCGCCACAGCGTGGTGGTGCGGCAAGGCACTCACGAGGAATACGCTGCCTTCTGGCACTTGCTCACTGAAAACCTACTCGCCACCTATGACAGCCAGCCGGCTCATACTTTAGTTGAAATCAGCAGCCTGCGCGACCGTAATCCGGACCACTTGGAGCTATGGGTAGCATACGTGGGCGCTGAAATAGTGGCAGGAGTCTTGGTGTTTCAGGACGGACGACAGGGCTTTGTGCACACGCAGTACATTTCGGGCAGTCCTCGGGGCAAGCAGGTGGGAGCTGTTGATGCTATACTGGCCCACCTGATTCGGGAGAAACCTGCCACGTATCAGCGGTTGTCGTTTGGTAGCTCTATGCTGCAAGGAGCCATCAATGCTGGGCTCATCAACCAAAAAGAAGGCTTTGGCACCACCGGGGAAGTAATGGATACCTACACCCTGAAACTACAGTAGCGGAGCCGTGTCGGGGTGTTCAACTGAATATCATTGAACAATCCCAACACGGCTCCGCTACCTCTTCACTGCGGGCAGTAAGCTAGCTTCCTTAGGATGGAGCCCCTCGCAGCCGGGCCCACAGACGCCCGACAAAGCCGGGGGTTTGATTGCCGGGTTTAACCGAGTCCTCGCCCTCCGCAGTGTCGCCGAGCAGGA is from Hymenobacter tibetensis and encodes:
- a CDS encoding GNAT family protein — translated: MSSLVMLPHTLRIEAYTPSKAEAWNKLVATSANGPFLFARSFLDYHQDRFTDCSWLLWQGSKLRAVFAAAVAHNSPAPTTLVAHPGLTYGGLVTVAGVKYAELAAMMELLLSTWRTAGFQHLLVRPVPRVFCRQYSESLAFWLHQHGAVLSSRELNSVLDLTKPVRIGTWRRGNLRKARRHSVVVRQGTHEEYAAFWHLLTENLLATYDSQPAHTLVEISSLRDRNPDHLELWVAYVGAEIVAGVLVFQDGRQGFVHTQYISGSPRGKQVGAVDAILAHLIREKPATYQRLSFGSSMLQGAINAGLINQKEGFGTTGEVMDTYTLKLQ